Proteins found in one Pseudomonas marvdashtae genomic segment:
- a CDS encoding serine hydrolase domain-containing protein: protein MHSSAIFRASAASPGRSLLLSLGLLAAGITPGAWAEDYPHAQEPIGTVEQIYDGAMLPDLAVSTYRNIDRLFPTHRIKAGDHPYALPKSDKQLPNVRFTVGDKKYDLYDFVALDSITAMLVLKDGKVVFETYQRGNTEKTRWMSMSIAKSITSTLAAAAIKDGLIKGLDAQVVDYVPQLKGSAYEGVTVRDVLMMSSGVKWNETYTDPASDRRALLKAQIAQKPGSAMALMASLPRAAEPGTANTYSTGETQVLGEIVRGAVKMPLADYLSQKIWQPFGMESDARWWLDSPGGVEIGGSGISATLRDYGRFGLFFMNGGKINGTSILPEGWVKEATLPTTLKGGKSLDYGYMWWTAWTEPSVKDGAYAAVGIQGQNIYINPANNVVIVTFGAQPKPVDKEPIDPMVFFDAVVAALK from the coding sequence ATGCACTCATCCGCTATTTTTCGTGCGTCTGCGGCTTCGCCTGGTCGTTCGCTGCTTCTCTCGCTCGGTCTGCTCGCTGCGGGTATCACCCCGGGCGCATGGGCTGAGGACTATCCCCACGCTCAGGAACCGATTGGCACCGTGGAGCAGATCTATGACGGCGCCATGCTCCCCGATCTGGCGGTCAGTACCTACCGCAACATCGACCGGCTGTTTCCCACCCACAGGATTAAAGCCGGCGATCACCCGTATGCGCTGCCGAAATCAGACAAACAGTTGCCCAACGTTCGCTTCACTGTCGGGGACAAAAAGTACGACCTGTATGACTTCGTCGCACTGGACAGCATCACGGCGATGCTCGTGCTCAAGGACGGCAAGGTCGTGTTCGAGACCTACCAGCGAGGCAACACCGAGAAAACTCGGTGGATGTCGATGTCGATAGCCAAGTCCATCACCTCGACGCTGGCGGCTGCAGCGATCAAAGACGGCCTTATCAAGGGCCTTGATGCGCAAGTGGTGGATTACGTCCCGCAGCTTAAGGGCAGCGCCTACGAAGGCGTGACCGTGCGCGACGTGCTGATGATGTCTTCGGGCGTGAAGTGGAACGAGACCTACACCGATCCGGCGTCCGATCGTCGCGCGCTACTCAAAGCGCAGATAGCGCAGAAACCGGGTTCGGCAATGGCCTTGATGGCGAGTTTGCCGCGAGCGGCCGAGCCCGGCACGGCCAACACTTACAGCACTGGCGAAACGCAGGTACTCGGAGAGATCGTCCGTGGCGCTGTGAAAATGCCGCTGGCCGATTATCTATCGCAGAAGATCTGGCAGCCGTTCGGTATGGAGAGTGACGCCCGGTGGTGGCTCGATTCGCCTGGCGGCGTGGAAATCGGTGGCAGCGGTATCAGCGCCACGCTGCGCGATTATGGACGCTTCGGGCTGTTTTTCATGAACGGCGGCAAGATCAATGGCACGTCGATTCTGCCTGAAGGCTGGGTCAAGGAGGCGACGCTGCCGACCACCCTCAAAGGCGGCAAGTCGCTGGACTACGGTTACATGTGGTGGACGGCGTGGACCGAGCCGTCGGTGAAAGACGGTGCCTACGCGGCGGTCGGTATCCAGGGCCAGAACATCTACATCAACCCGGCCAATAACGTGGTAATTGTCACCTTCGGGGCCCAGCCCAAGCCGGTTGATAAAGAGCCGATCGACCCGATGGTATTCTTCGATGCCGTGGTGGCTGCGTTGAAGTAG
- a CDS encoding AraC family transcriptional regulator — MPTDQFALSSELINELLRGMRLRGVEYRRIQAGPAFGLGFAAKPGHAWFHFLAVGDAVLRMEDGTTYALSAGNAVFISHGAAHQLLSHTDAAVQDIDRLDGAPLGETVSAVDTGTDASPTPATILFSGCMEFELGSIHGLGSLMPGLMLIDAGGQRYPGLVPILTTMEREVSAARVGFAGILARLADVVAAMVVRGWVECACGNASGLVAALRDPRLANALLALHQQPGRDWTVAQLAEQCNTSRSVFADRFQMTIGMAPLRYVTQLRMRLASQWLTLERLPIEEVAQRLGYTSQAAFSRAFKRITGKTPGLSRQSGLRY; from the coding sequence ATGCCGACAGATCAGTTTGCTCTCTCCTCGGAACTCATCAACGAGTTGTTGCGCGGCATGCGCCTGCGTGGCGTCGAGTACCGGCGTATCCAAGCCGGTCCAGCCTTCGGCCTGGGCTTCGCTGCCAAACCTGGGCATGCCTGGTTCCACTTCCTGGCGGTCGGCGATGCGGTGCTGCGGATGGAAGACGGGACAACGTATGCGCTGTCTGCCGGTAACGCCGTATTCATCTCCCATGGTGCGGCCCATCAGTTGCTTTCCCATACGGACGCGGCTGTTCAGGACATCGACCGTTTGGACGGCGCGCCCCTCGGTGAAACCGTCAGCGCGGTGGATACCGGAACCGATGCCAGCCCAACGCCTGCCACCATTTTGTTCAGTGGTTGCATGGAGTTTGAATTGGGCAGTATCCATGGCCTGGGCAGCCTGATGCCGGGCCTGATGTTGATTGATGCCGGCGGCCAGCGTTACCCCGGACTGGTGCCTATCCTGACCACCATGGAGCGCGAGGTCAGCGCCGCACGTGTCGGCTTCGCCGGCATCCTCGCGCGACTGGCCGACGTGGTGGCCGCCATGGTCGTTCGCGGTTGGGTGGAGTGCGCCTGCGGTAATGCCTCTGGCCTGGTCGCCGCATTGCGCGATCCACGCTTGGCAAATGCGCTTCTCGCGCTCCATCAACAACCGGGACGCGACTGGACCGTTGCGCAGCTGGCGGAGCAATGCAATACCTCGCGCTCAGTCTTCGCGGACCGTTTCCAGATGACGATTGGGATGGCCCCGCTGCGTTACGTCACGCAATTGCGGATGCGGCTGGCGAGCCAGTGGTTGACGCTCGAAAGACTGCCGATTGAAGAAGTGGCGCAGCGCTTGGGCTACACCTCCCAGGCTGCTTTCAGTCGTGCATTCAAGCGCATCACGGGCAAGACGCCTGGATTGAGTCGTCAGTCAGGCCTGCGGTATTAG
- a CDS encoding MFS transporter, which translates to MAHGGETGVSYTYVAEIAPSKHRGLWSSSVYVGVTLGVMAATAVAAMLTWLLGAQAMSDYGWRIGFAIGGVLGVYALFLRRGAQESHVFVEQQGQARPSRKLSRGEMLRVARNIVMLAAAANVTYYAWVTFGASTAIAQGMDATGAYVASLIAQVLCVCWLPICGMLSDRVGRKPMVVAWGLGVIVLTYPISIMVTTEPYTLFLAQVLGLGAWSLIAAIFPAVLSEQVPTQARAQGVGLVSSVSVAIFGGTAPYLHSYLDGADLGYLYVCYVMGLGLVTVLAGFLIDETAGIDLAHIQAPGARLAAGSRSSLASQD; encoded by the coding sequence TTGGCACATGGCGGTGAAACAGGCGTTTCCTACACCTATGTCGCCGAGATCGCCCCAAGCAAACACCGTGGCCTATGGTCCAGTTCGGTCTACGTCGGGGTGACGCTCGGGGTGATGGCGGCGACGGCGGTGGCAGCGATGCTGACCTGGCTGCTGGGCGCGCAGGCCATGAGTGACTACGGCTGGCGGATCGGCTTCGCCATCGGTGGAGTGCTCGGGGTCTATGCGCTGTTTTTGCGCCGCGGCGCGCAGGAGTCTCACGTGTTCGTAGAGCAGCAGGGCCAGGCTCGACCGTCGCGCAAATTGTCCAGGGGCGAGATGCTGCGCGTCGCGCGCAACATCGTCATGCTCGCAGCGGCCGCCAATGTCACCTACTACGCGTGGGTCACGTTCGGCGCTTCGACGGCAATCGCCCAGGGCATGGACGCCACGGGTGCCTACGTGGCCAGCCTCATCGCGCAAGTCCTCTGTGTGTGCTGGTTGCCGATCTGTGGAATGTTGTCCGATCGTGTAGGTCGCAAGCCCATGGTCGTAGCCTGGGGCTTGGGCGTGATCGTGCTGACCTATCCCATCTCGATAATGGTGACCACTGAGCCCTACACGCTCTTCCTGGCCCAGGTCCTGGGGCTAGGCGCCTGGTCTCTGATCGCGGCGATATTTCCCGCAGTGCTGTCCGAGCAGGTGCCAACCCAGGCGCGGGCGCAAGGCGTTGGGTTGGTATCGTCGGTGTCGGTGGCGATCTTTGGCGGTACCGCTCCGTATCTACACAGCTATCTTGACGGCGCCGACCTTGGCTATCTGTATGTCTGCTATGTCATGGGGTTGGGTCTGGTCACCGTCCTGGCAGGTTTTCTTATCGACGAAACGGCGGGCATCGATCTTGCGCACATCCAGGCACCCGGTGCTCGACTGGCGGCTGGCTCACGGTCTTCGTTGGCCTCTCAGGACTAA
- a CDS encoding N,N-dimethylformamidase beta subunit family domain-containing protein encodes MNSTDLEKTTARGERPGTGVTVSQTSGPRQAARETWVEVPSESGSAAAWCYSDRRSYSPADSVCLYLSSNRPQVRLRIYRDGAIARTLHETDSLDARFHPVPERAYEQGCQWPVFWHWSIPADAEPGGYVVEVRDSAESVLGHHLFIVKTAHKRADALVLVAATSTWAAYNDWGGANHYFGLHPGTPRGRAPLLSAQRPWARGQVWLPEDAPRSVNATRQRKPGPARYEFIEWASLNGYAKYYALAGWASYERPFVVWAEQQGYTVDILTQDDLHHDPHALEGYRCAVFAGHDEYWTREMRDHVDFFVEEGGKVARFAGNFMWQVRLEDEGQRQVAYKYDAGALDPVAATDPRRQTGAWEDPRVDHPGARTFGVNALRGIYGGFGGMAPRNPRGYTVFRPQHWAFMGTGLGYADMFGDEANIFGYEVDGLEYTFVNGLPEPLGTDGAPCGLQILAMGWATNAEHGRSEDAYSFMLGDGDARFRASILAPNLSEASIDLHSRGAGMVVHFHKGRGEVFTAATCEWVHGLMQADIYTEMITKNVLDRFLRSP; translated from the coding sequence ATGAACTCAACAGACCTTGAAAAAACCACTGCACGCGGTGAGCGACCGGGCACCGGCGTGACGGTCAGCCAGACTTCGGGGCCACGTCAGGCCGCGCGCGAGACCTGGGTCGAAGTGCCTTCCGAGTCGGGCTCGGCGGCCGCTTGGTGCTACTCGGATCGCCGCTCCTACAGCCCGGCCGATTCGGTGTGCCTGTATCTGTCTTCGAATCGCCCGCAAGTGAGACTCAGGATCTATCGTGATGGAGCCATCGCTCGCACGTTGCATGAAACCGACAGCCTTGACGCTCGATTCCATCCGGTGCCCGAACGTGCCTATGAGCAGGGGTGCCAATGGCCGGTATTCTGGCATTGGTCAATCCCGGCTGATGCCGAGCCGGGTGGCTATGTAGTGGAAGTACGCGATAGCGCTGAAAGCGTGCTCGGGCATCACCTGTTCATCGTCAAGACGGCGCACAAGCGCGCCGATGCCTTGGTGCTTGTCGCAGCCACATCGACCTGGGCCGCTTATAACGACTGGGGCGGCGCTAATCACTACTTCGGTCTCCACCCCGGGACGCCGCGCGGCCGCGCGCCGTTGCTGTCGGCACAACGCCCTTGGGCGCGGGGGCAAGTCTGGCTGCCCGAGGATGCGCCACGTTCTGTCAACGCGACCCGGCAACGCAAGCCCGGGCCGGCGCGTTACGAGTTCATCGAATGGGCCTCCCTTAACGGCTACGCCAAGTACTACGCGCTGGCGGGGTGGGCCTCCTACGAAAGACCGTTTGTGGTTTGGGCCGAACAGCAAGGCTACACGGTCGACATCCTGACCCAGGACGATTTGCATCACGACCCGCATGCGCTTGAGGGCTACCGCTGCGCGGTCTTTGCAGGGCACGACGAGTACTGGACGCGGGAAATGCGCGACCATGTCGATTTCTTTGTCGAGGAGGGCGGCAAGGTCGCGCGCTTCGCTGGCAATTTCATGTGGCAGGTCCGCTTGGAGGATGAGGGGCAACGGCAGGTCGCCTACAAGTACGATGCCGGCGCGCTTGATCCGGTCGCGGCGACCGACCCTCGTCGGCAAACCGGCGCCTGGGAAGATCCGCGGGTGGATCACCCCGGGGCGAGGACGTTTGGGGTCAATGCATTGCGGGGGATATACGGCGGCTTTGGAGGAATGGCTCCGCGCAATCCTCGCGGGTATACAGTCTTCAGGCCTCAGCACTGGGCCTTCATGGGCACGGGCCTGGGCTACGCGGATATGTTCGGAGACGAAGCCAACATCTTTGGCTATGAGGTGGATGGCCTGGAGTACACGTTTGTTAACGGTCTCCCAGAACCGCTCGGCACAGACGGTGCGCCCTGCGGATTGCAAATCCTCGCGATGGGCTGGGCGACCAATGCCGAACACGGCCGATCCGAGGATGCCTATTCATTCATGCTCGGCGATGGCGATGCGCGGTTCCGTGCTTCCATCCTGGCGCCCAACCTTAGCGAGGCCAGTATCGATTTGCATAGTCGCGGGGCCGGCATGGTGGTGCACTTCCATAAAGGTCGAGGTGAGGTCTTTACCGCCGCCACGTGCGAATGGGTACACGGGCTTATGCAGGCAGACATCTACACCGAGATGATCACAAAAAACGTGCTCGATCGTTTCTTGCGCAGTCCGTAG
- a CDS encoding RopAA-2, with product MDTLNVGASRELTRVPDEIQQETTQQTSRSPSLSSTGAAMRTRLENHFEAHLETEAGSDQPAVSSSSARNAELNAIRDDRAQRLEAGGYNVHDMEKAEKNAARADRLFASIKSGMGGTPFAALTEAGNFKPSILQVAGKHGNTVRQAAIENAMSCLYAGMADAAGNKTIAGLKPGYYLKPESDTLHPSLQASVAEKLLALDKGPLRNAFDEANKWLTGFAVRNTAMYASTLAMTAAGKENLDAILQPALRPVTAIIVGIAIEHYNVSRDRTNHLADPAMLYGRRDAVPQGQPHKPIDQDTEWLDDFETLKDLNATALVKMVSARLGEGAATALNAVISGDALKEIVDPVSVVGNGLLIGGFSAMGAATTATANLAKSHELGKMAATAASEAVKNVLGTVAFGLWAAGASLGGSVPKKAIAAVDAHVPKAVEGTADAAGRVAVKGGELAVKTSLTGARLAKETAVSATHHTKNAAQATGDGIISVASAIGSSSQSAWDKSVGALRQRAAATSQSQAVQGQSTPMQPLAATQAQPSSSAPARPPAQDDGDIV from the coding sequence ATGGATACGCTTAATGTAGGTGCAAGCCGCGAGCTGACTCGTGTACCTGATGAGATACAGCAGGAAACAACGCAACAGACCTCTCGCTCGCCGAGCCTCAGTTCTACAGGGGCAGCGATGAGAACGCGGCTTGAAAACCATTTCGAGGCTCACCTTGAAACAGAGGCTGGTTCCGATCAACCCGCTGTCTCTTCCTCAAGCGCTCGCAACGCGGAGCTGAACGCGATTCGCGATGACCGCGCTCAACGGTTAGAGGCAGGGGGCTATAACGTCCATGACATGGAGAAGGCGGAAAAAAACGCAGCCAGGGCCGACAGATTGTTTGCGTCAATAAAGTCAGGGATGGGGGGGACGCCCTTTGCGGCGCTGACCGAGGCAGGTAATTTCAAGCCATCCATCCTCCAGGTAGCAGGCAAGCATGGCAATACAGTACGCCAAGCGGCGATAGAGAACGCTATGTCATGCTTGTATGCCGGTATGGCGGATGCTGCCGGTAACAAGACGATCGCGGGCCTCAAGCCTGGTTATTACCTTAAACCCGAGAGCGATACGCTGCACCCGTCGCTTCAAGCATCAGTGGCGGAAAAGCTGCTGGCGCTGGATAAAGGTCCACTGCGCAATGCTTTCGACGAAGCCAATAAATGGCTTACCGGGTTTGCCGTACGAAATACAGCAATGTACGCGTCAACGCTTGCCATGACGGCGGCTGGCAAAGAGAACCTGGATGCAATCCTGCAACCGGCCCTACGGCCGGTCACGGCTATCATCGTGGGTATAGCAATTGAGCATTACAATGTCAGCCGCGATCGCACGAACCATTTAGCTGACCCTGCAATGCTCTATGGTCGTCGGGATGCTGTACCGCAAGGGCAGCCCCATAAGCCTATTGATCAAGATACCGAATGGCTGGATGACTTCGAGACTTTAAAGGATCTCAATGCCACTGCCCTGGTCAAGATGGTCTCCGCGCGGCTGGGTGAAGGCGCGGCTACGGCTCTGAATGCGGTCATCAGCGGCGATGCCTTGAAAGAGATAGTGGATCCGGTCAGTGTGGTAGGAAATGGTCTGCTGATTGGCGGTTTCTCTGCAATGGGCGCGGCTACAACCGCCACAGCCAACCTGGCGAAGTCCCATGAGTTGGGAAAAATGGCCGCTACGGCAGCCTCGGAGGCTGTAAAAAACGTATTGGGTACCGTGGCGTTCGGGCTGTGGGCAGCGGGCGCCTCGTTAGGTGGATCAGTGCCGAAAAAAGCCATTGCTGCTGTCGATGCCCATGTACCAAAAGCCGTAGAAGGGACCGCAGATGCAGCTGGCAGGGTGGCAGTCAAGGGAGGTGAGTTGGCAGTCAAGACATCGCTCACCGGCGCCAGGTTAGCCAAAGAGACAGCTGTTTCAGCGACCCACCACACAAAAAATGCAGCTCAAGCGACAGGGGATGGGATCATTAGCGTTGCTAGCGCCATTGGTTCCTCCTCCCAATCGGCTTGGGACAAAAGCGTTGGAGCCCTGAGGCAACGCGCCGCGGCCACCTCCCAAAGCCAAGCCGTTCAGGGTCAGAGCACCCCCATGCAGCCGCTCGCGGCCACGCAGGCGCAACCATCGTCCTCAGCGCCCGCGCGTCCGCCTGCCCAGGATGATGGCGATATTGTGTAG
- a CDS encoding SDR family oxidoreductase: protein MNLDLKGKRILVTGGTKGVGKAVVELLLDEGAKVLTSARQANIEMPPDLFVPADLSTREGCETLVAATKRILGDVDVIIHVLGGSSAPGGGFAALDEDHWQRELDLNLLPAVRIDRALVPGMLERNEGVIIHVTSIQNRLPLPEATTAYAAAKAALSTYSKSLSKEVSPKGVRVVRVSPGWVETEASVALAERLAKEAGTDYEGGKQMIMNALGGIPLGRPSKPVEVANLIAFLASPRAASITGSEFVIDGGTIPTAS from the coding sequence ATGAATCTTGATTTGAAAGGCAAGCGCATTCTGGTTACCGGCGGCACCAAGGGCGTCGGCAAAGCGGTGGTTGAGCTGCTGCTCGACGAAGGCGCAAAAGTCCTGACCTCGGCTCGCCAGGCAAACATCGAGATGCCGCCAGACTTGTTCGTTCCGGCTGATTTATCCACCCGGGAGGGTTGTGAGACGTTGGTGGCCGCGACCAAGCGAATATTAGGAGACGTCGACGTCATCATCCACGTACTGGGTGGGTCATCGGCACCGGGTGGTGGCTTTGCTGCACTGGATGAGGACCACTGGCAACGCGAGCTCGATCTGAACCTGCTTCCAGCCGTACGTATCGATCGCGCCTTGGTGCCAGGCATGCTCGAACGAAACGAGGGCGTCATCATTCACGTGACCTCCATTCAGAACCGACTGCCGCTGCCCGAAGCAACCACCGCTTACGCGGCTGCCAAGGCTGCGCTTTCGACTTACAGCAAAAGCCTGTCGAAAGAGGTCTCGCCAAAAGGAGTACGTGTCGTCCGGGTATCGCCGGGATGGGTTGAAACCGAGGCGTCGGTCGCCTTGGCCGAGCGCCTGGCGAAAGAAGCAGGTACCGACTATGAAGGTGGCAAACAGATGATCATGAACGCGTTAGGCGGTATTCCACTCGGCCGGCCCTCGAAACCTGTGGAAGTGGCGAACCTCATTGCCTTCCTGGCTTCGCCTCGCGCGGCATCCATCACGGGCAGCGAATTTGTCATTGATGGCGGCACCATTCCAACGGCTTCATAA
- a CDS encoding LysR substrate-binding domain-containing protein, whose protein sequence is MPDLRVGLNELEAVTAVARRASFRQAAIDLSVSTTALSNTIAKVESNLETRLFNRTTRSVSLTEAGRMYMEQVGPALQDVRAALEAVRSHNVGPSGILRINAFASAARTTLMPLILEFSRRYPKVHIDLVTEGRLVDIVADGFDLGVRSANLVPSDMIVVPLGRPQRYAIVGSPAYFEVHGQPRTPADLLTHQCLRIRLPNGAIYPWHLERDGEVIRLDVNGQFTLDEPGLAKAVVGAAVALGFFMEQDVQVEIENGEFERVLEDWTPARDNLCLYYPNRRNPSAALKAFTDLARANLVGNESLRAPA, encoded by the coding sequence ATGCCGGATCTTCGTGTAGGGCTTAACGAGTTGGAGGCGGTGACGGCCGTGGCGCGTCGGGCCTCGTTTCGACAAGCCGCTATCGACTTGAGTGTTTCGACGACTGCGTTGAGCAATACCATCGCCAAGGTGGAGTCGAACCTTGAAACGCGGCTGTTCAATCGCACGACACGCAGCGTGTCGCTCACCGAGGCCGGCAGGATGTACATGGAGCAAGTCGGGCCGGCGCTACAGGATGTTCGCGCGGCACTCGAGGCGGTGCGCTCGCACAATGTCGGACCTTCGGGAATCTTGCGCATCAATGCATTTGCAAGTGCCGCTCGTACGACCCTGATGCCGCTGATCCTGGAGTTTTCGCGGCGTTACCCGAAGGTGCACATCGATCTGGTTACCGAAGGGCGTCTGGTGGATATCGTTGCTGACGGCTTCGACCTCGGCGTGCGGTCGGCCAATCTGGTACCCAGCGATATGATTGTCGTCCCGCTGGGCCGGCCGCAACGTTACGCCATCGTGGGCTCGCCAGCGTACTTTGAGGTGCACGGCCAGCCTCGCACTCCAGCCGATCTACTCACTCATCAGTGCTTACGGATCCGCCTACCCAACGGAGCCATTTATCCGTGGCATCTGGAACGCGACGGGGAGGTCATCAGGTTGGATGTGAATGGGCAATTCACGCTGGACGAGCCTGGCCTTGCCAAGGCGGTCGTTGGGGCAGCCGTGGCTCTGGGTTTTTTCATGGAACAGGACGTTCAAGTCGAAATCGAGAACGGAGAGTTTGAACGGGTGCTGGAGGATTGGACGCCGGCGCGAGACAACTTGTGTTTGTATTACCCGAACCGGCGCAACCCTTCGGCAGCGCTCAAGGCGTTTACCGACTTGGCCCGTGCCAATCTGGTTGGCAACGAGAGCCTTCGGGCGCCTGCATGA
- a CDS encoding GMC family oxidoreductase: MPMNCELKKHPFDFIVCGAGTAGSVVAGRLAENPEVEVLLIEAGGSDDHPHVLEPGNWPLNLGTERDWNFVGAANPHLNDRKIPLNMGRGLGGGSSVNVMLWARGHKNDWEDFAAHSGDPAWSYASVLKIYQRVEDYWGICDSVRRGKGGPVHVAPVRNAQPIANAMISAAAGMGIPVFDNPNGAMMEGRGGAALNDLIVKDGRRNSIYRAYVAPRCGQPNLTVLTDTLVSRVLFKDQRVIGVETINNGQTECFYANHEVVLSLGAINTPKVLMQSGVGPEEELQRHGIPVVQHLPGVGANHQDHVSFAVIFEYTTPQPVGYGGSEATLYWSSESALHLPDMFHCQVEFPVPSAETASLGVPAHGWTMFAGLAHPESRGQVTLSGPNVTDAPIIQPNTLSHPTDRRNALENIRFVQELGAQAPFKGLVKNESLPGKLNTQSLEHYARNAAVTYWHQCGTAKMGQDAMSVVDGQLRVYGIQGLRIADASIMPHVTSGNTMAPCVVIGERAVEAIRATYNL; the protein is encoded by the coding sequence ATGCCTATGAATTGCGAGCTGAAAAAGCACCCGTTCGATTTTATCGTCTGTGGCGCGGGAACCGCCGGTTCCGTCGTGGCCGGACGGCTGGCCGAGAATCCGGAGGTCGAGGTATTGCTCATCGAGGCCGGAGGCAGCGATGACCACCCTCACGTGCTGGAGCCGGGGAACTGGCCCCTGAACCTTGGCACCGAGCGCGATTGGAACTTCGTGGGTGCCGCAAACCCTCATCTCAACGACAGGAAAATCCCGCTGAATATGGGCCGTGGGTTGGGCGGCGGGTCCAGCGTCAATGTCATGTTGTGGGCCCGCGGCCATAAAAACGACTGGGAAGATTTCGCCGCGCACAGTGGAGATCCTGCGTGGAGCTACGCATCGGTCCTGAAGATCTATCAACGCGTGGAAGACTATTGGGGCATCTGCGACTCAGTCCGTCGCGGCAAGGGCGGACCGGTTCATGTCGCACCAGTGCGAAACGCCCAACCGATTGCGAACGCCATGATCAGTGCGGCCGCCGGAATGGGTATACCTGTTTTTGACAACCCGAACGGCGCCATGATGGAAGGCCGCGGAGGTGCGGCGCTGAACGATCTCATCGTCAAGGATGGCCGGCGTAATTCCATCTACCGCGCCTACGTCGCTCCACGCTGTGGCCAGCCCAACCTCACGGTCCTGACTGATACGCTGGTCAGTCGCGTGCTATTCAAGGACCAACGCGTCATCGGCGTGGAAACCATAAACAATGGGCAGACCGAGTGCTTTTACGCCAATCACGAAGTCGTTCTTTCCCTGGGGGCGATCAACACGCCTAAGGTCCTGATGCAATCCGGAGTGGGGCCGGAGGAAGAATTGCAGCGCCATGGCATTCCAGTCGTCCAGCATCTCCCCGGCGTTGGCGCCAATCATCAAGATCACGTGTCCTTTGCGGTTATTTTCGAATACACGACACCACAACCGGTGGGTTATGGCGGCTCGGAGGCAACCCTCTACTGGAGCAGCGAGAGTGCTTTGCATCTCCCCGACATGTTCCACTGCCAGGTCGAGTTTCCAGTGCCCAGCGCAGAGACCGCGTCACTCGGCGTTCCTGCACATGGCTGGACAATGTTCGCCGGCCTTGCCCACCCGGAAAGTCGCGGACAGGTCACGCTCAGCGGCCCGAATGTGACTGATGCCCCCATCATTCAACCCAACACGCTGTCGCATCCCACCGATCGGCGCAACGCGCTGGAAAACATCCGTTTTGTCCAGGAACTGGGCGCGCAGGCCCCCTTCAAGGGCTTGGTAAAAAATGAAAGCCTGCCTGGAAAACTGAACACCCAATCGCTCGAACACTACGCACGCAACGCTGCCGTTACCTACTGGCACCAATGCGGTACGGCAAAAATGGGCCAGGACGCGATGTCCGTGGTTGATGGTCAACTGCGCGTCTACGGAATCCAGGGCCTACGCATTGCCGATGCCTCCATCATGCCCCATGTCACGAGCGGCAATACGATGGCCCCGTGCGTGGTGATCGGCGAGCGGGCCGTGGAGGCTATACGAGCCACTTACAACCTATGA
- a CDS encoding alpha/beta hydrolase has protein sequence MFKPKALALSLAMTCSLFGGAVHAAAQQPSVVIVHGAFADGSDWGKVVPLLQAEGIKVTVVQNPLTSLADDVAATQRVLNNQENDVVLVGHSWGGTVISEAGTDKKVRSLVYVAAFAPDAGQASKDLGKDYPAPSGVKDIAADKNGFLYMTAEGMATGFAQDLSPEQTAVMAATQGPIRASAFDDKTSAAAWKGKPTWYVVAKEDRMIQPDLQRAFAKKIGAKVTEIDASHVPQQSRPADVAKVIIQAVQKSQ, from the coding sequence ATGTTCAAACCCAAGGCCCTTGCCCTCTCACTCGCCATGACCTGTTCATTATTCGGCGGCGCGGTCCATGCCGCGGCGCAGCAACCTTCTGTCGTCATCGTCCATGGCGCTTTCGCCGACGGATCCGACTGGGGCAAGGTCGTCCCGCTGCTGCAGGCGGAAGGTATCAAGGTCACCGTAGTACAAAATCCGTTGACCTCGCTGGCGGACGATGTCGCCGCCACACAGCGTGTGCTGAACAACCAGGAGAATGACGTCGTATTGGTCGGCCACTCCTGGGGCGGCACCGTCATCAGCGAGGCTGGCACCGACAAGAAAGTACGCAGCCTGGTGTACGTCGCCGCGTTCGCTCCGGATGCCGGTCAAGCCAGCAAAGACCTGGGCAAGGACTACCCTGCCCCGTCCGGCGTGAAAGACATCGCCGCCGACAAAAATGGTTTCCTGTACATGACCGCCGAGGGCATGGCCACCGGTTTTGCCCAGGATCTTTCCCCAGAGCAAACCGCGGTAATGGCGGCGACGCAAGGGCCGATCCGAGCCTCGGCCTTCGATGACAAAACCAGCGCCGCCGCCTGGAAAGGCAAGCCAACCTGGTACGTCGTGGCCAAGGAGGACCGGATGATCCAGCCTGATCTGCAACGCGCTTTTGCCAAGAAGATCGGTGCCAAGGTCACTGAAATCGATGCCAGCCACGTGCCACAACAATCTCGCCCGGCAGATGTCGCAAAAGTCATCATCCAGGCGGTTCAGAAGAGCCAGTAG